Within Desulfocurvus vexinensis DSM 17965, the genomic segment CCGCGGCACCCCGGCGCGCGGAGTCCACCAGGGCCAGGGTGTGCTGCACGAAGTCCGGGTGGGTCACGGCGGTGGCGGGCAGGCCGTAAAGCTCCTCGGCAGTGTAGCCGACCATGTCCAGGAAGGTCTGGTTGCAGCGGACGATGATCCCGTCGGCGTTCTGGATGCTGATGCCCGAGGCGGCGTTGTCGAAGATGGTGCGGAACTGCTCCAGGCGGTGGCGCAGGTCGGCGTTTTCGGCTTCCAGCTGGGCGCGCAGGGCGTCCGTCTCGGCGGCCTGGGCGGCGAGGGCGGCCTTGAGCCGGGCGATTTCGTCCTGCGGGTCCTGTGCGCTGTCCGTGTCCATGTCCTGCTCCGCCTTGGCCGGAAAGGGGCGGGGCAGCGGCCCCGTGGGCGGAAGTCTCCTGGATTGGTCATGGTTTGTCAACGGGTTTGGCCGCGCGGGGCGCGGGCCGGGGCCGGGGGCGCGGTGCGTGCGCAGGGGGCGCGCAGGGCGCGCGGCTGTTGTCGGCGCGGGCAAAGGCTGGTAGATGACCCGTGACCGCGCGCGGCGCGGCGGGCGAGGCAAGGAGGGCGACACGGTGCAGGTGCGGGCCACGAGCATTCCGGGACTGCTGGTCCTGACCCCACGGGTCTTCACGGACCAGCGGGGGTTCTTCATGGAAACCTACAGCCGCCGGGTGCTGGCGGAACACGGCGTGGCCTGCGACTTCGTGCAGGACAACCACGCCCGGTCCGAGGCCCGGGGCGTGCTGCGCGGGCTGCACTTCCAGACGCCGCCCTCGGCCCAGGCCAAGCTGGTGCGCGTGTCGCGCGGGGCGGTGTACGACGTGGCCGTGGACCTGCGCGTGGGCTCCCCGGCCTACGGCACCTGGCACGCCGAAACCCTCACCGCCGACAACCACGTCCAGATGTTCATCCCGGCGGGCTGCGTCCACGGCTACCTGACCCTGGCCCCGGGCACGGAGTTCCAGTACAAGGTGGACGCCTACTACGACCCCGCGCGCGACACCGGCATCCTGTGGAACGACCCGGACCTGGGCATCCCCTGGCCCGAGGCCGCCCCCCTGCTTTCGGACAGGGACCGCGCCCTGCCGCGCCTGGCCGACTACGCCTCGCCCTTCGTCTTCGCCGCGGGCGCCGGGCCCGGCGCCGCAACCCCCAACCCCGAGGAGGGGCGATGACCCGCGACTCCGCCGCCGCCAAGGCCCTGTACGGCTGCCAGGCGCTGATCCTGGCCGGAGGCTCCGGCACCCGCCTGTGGCCGTATTCGCGCACGCTTTTGCCCAAGCAGCTGCTGGCGCTGACCGGTACGGCCACCATGCTCCAGCAGACGGCGGCCCGGGCCCTGGAGGTCTTCGCCCCTGCCGACGTGTGGGTGGTGACCAACGAGGAGCAGTTCTTCGAGGTGCGCGGGCAGGTGGCCGGGGTGGACCCGGACCTGGAGGCCCAGGTGCTGGCCGAGCCCATGCGCCGCAACACCCTGCCCGCCATCCTGCTGGGCATGGAGCGCGTGGCGGCGCGCGACCCCGAGGCCCTGGTGGCCGTGTTCCCCTCCGACCACCTGATCCACAAGCCCGGGGTCTGGCACGAGGCCCTGGGGCGCGGCGCGGCCCTGGCCCGCCAGGGCTGGTTCGTGACCTTCGGCGTGGTGCCCGACAAGCCCGAAACGGGCTACGGCTACATCGAGCGCGGGGCGGAGCTGGGCGACGACTGCTTCGAGGTCGCCCGCTTCGTGGAAAAGCCCGACCTGGATACGGCCCGCCGCTTCCTGGCCGGGGGGCTGCATTTCTGGAACAGCGGCATGTTCATCTTCCAGGTCCGGGCCTTCCTGGAGGCCGTGGAGCGCTTCCAGCCCGAGCTGGCGGCCTGGTGGGCCGCGCGCGGGCGCGAGCCCCTGGCCCGGGGCTACGCGGCCCTGCCCGACGTGTCCGTGGACTACGGCATCATGGAGCACGTGGCGCGCCAGGCCGTGGTGCGCGCCGACTTCGGCTGGGACGACCTGGGCAGCTGGGAGGCCTTGTACCGCCTGGGCGCCAAGGACGCGGCGGGCAACGTCGTCCAGGGCGATGTGCTGGCCATGGACTGCAAGGACAGCCTGCTGCTCTCGCGCGGGGGCAAGCTGGCCTGCGTGGAGCTGGACGGGCTCATCGTGGTCCAGACGCGCGACGCCACGCTGATCTGCCCCAAGGACAAGGTCCAGCGCGTCAAGGACGTGGTGGAGCGCCTGCGCGCGGAGCAGAGCAGGCTGGTGGAGGCCCACGTCACCGTGCGCCGCCCCTGGGGCAGCTACACGGTGCTGGAAGAGGGCCCGCACTACAAGATCAAGCGCATCGAGGTACTGCCCGGGGCGCGGCTGTCGTTGCAAAAGCACCACCACCGCAGCGAGCACTGGGTGGTCATCTCCGGCACGGCCCAGGTCCAGGTGGACGACCGCGAGATCCTGCTCTACGAGAACCAGTCCGTGGACATCCCCAAGACGGCCCTGCACCGCCTGGGCAACCCCGGCAAGGTGCCCGTGGAGATCATCGAGATCCAGTCCGGCCCGTACCTGGAAGAGGACGACATCGTGCGCTTCGACGACGTGTATGGCCGCGCCCCGCGCGAGGCCGGGCCGCAGGACGACGCCTAGCTGCGGGCGGGGGGCGCCGGGAGCGGGGCAGGGGCTTTGGCCACGCTTTGCGCACATGCAGGGCCGCCCGCGCGCGGGCGCGACGTGCGGCAGCTTTTTCGACGCCGGGGCGGAGGCGGCAAGGCCGCCCGCGCGCAGGCGTGGCGCAGTTCCGCAGGAGCCAAGCCGGGACCATGCTGGGCGCCTTTGCCGCGCCCGGGCTCGGCGCGGGCAGGGCGGCAGGTCGCCGTTGCCTTCCCGCCCGCTGGCGCGCGGCCGCGGCACCGGGCGGCCACCCCTTTGCGTTGCGGCGCGCCGGGGGCGGCACGCCGAGGTCCGCAGGCCCGCCCGGTCCGCAAGCCACGCCGCTCCGTGGGCCGCCCGGCAGGGCCCGCCCCGCCCGCAGGCGCCTGCCCGGTCCGCAAGCCGCTTTTCCCCCGGAAACGGAGGACAATCCAGGGAAATCAGGTTCGTGAATTATTTCATTAAGCCTTGACACGTCTGGGCTGACGTGCCTAGAACTGCTGCGTCTCCCTGTGGCTTTTTTTTCGGTCGTGAACCCCGCCTGAACGCGTCGTCCGGCATCTCTCGGCCGGATGGGCAGACGCGTTCGAGCGGGGTCGTGGTAAGGGCCCAAGGGCCGTTCTCCCGGAGGGATGCCGGGACGTGCGTCCGGTGAGCAACTCTTTTACCCAAGGATGAGGCGAGAGCACATGGTGAAGAAAACTTCAGGAAGCGGAGGAGCGTTGCCGTTTTTCATCGGATTCGTGGCAATGCTTCTCGTGGGCTGGTGGTGGTTCCCCCGGGTGCTGTTCAGCGTCGAGCAACAGCCCATCCGGTTCAGCCACCTCGTCCACGTGGATGATGCCGGAATGGCCTGCGAGGACTGCCACTACCTCAACGAGGACGGCTCCTTCAGCGGTATTCCCACGACCGAGTCCTGCACCGACTGCCACACCGACATGATGGGTGAAGACCCCGAGGAGGAGCGGTTCATCAACGAGTACGTCAACGAGGAGAAGGAAGTGCCGTGGCTGGTCTACCAGCATCAGCCCGACAACGTGTTCTTCTCCCACGCGGCGCACGCCTCGCAGGACTGCACCACCTGCCACCCCGACGTGGGCAGCAGCGATACCCCGCCCCTGCACTACCGCAACAAGCTGACCGGCTACTCCAACGGCGGCTACAAGATCGTGTTCGGCAGGGGTGTCGGCGTGGACCCGGCCTACAGCCGGGGGACCATGAAGATGTGGGAATGCGAGCGCTGCCACGCCGAGAACGGCCAGAGCAACGCCTGCTACGTCTGTCATCGCTAGCAACGAGGTGGCGCAGTTATGAATAGAAGAACCTTCCTGAGTTTTGCCGCCGGTGCCGGGGCGGGGATGATGATCACCCCCATCCCCTGGAAGCTGACGGACGATATCTCCATCTGGACCCAGAACTGGCAGTGGAACCCCAAGGTTCCCAAGCGCGCGGTCTACTTCGCCGAGATGGCCTCCAAGCTCGACCCCGCCGGGTCGGGCGTGCGCGTGGCTCTGGTGGACGGCGTGCCCGTGGGCCTTGGCGCCAGCAAGGATCACCCGCTGTCCGGAGGGGGTGTGTCGGCCCTGGCCGCCGCCGAGGTCGGCCTGTTGATGAGCCCGGCGCGCGTGCGCCAACCCCTGGTGCGCACCGCCGCAGGCCTCGAGCCCATCTCCTGGGACGACGCCGAGGCCCTGCTGGCCGAAAAGCTCGGTCAGGCCAAGGGTGATGTGGCCATGGTCAGCGGTGACGACACCGGCACGGCCAACGAGGTCTTCGCGGCCCTGATGCACAAGCTCTCCGGCGCGTTCTACATGATGCCCGGCGAGGCCCAGAGCGCCCACAAGGCCCTGGAGATGCTGGGCGCCGAAGGTCGGCTGGCCTACGACATCGAAGGCGCGGACTATGTGCTGCTGCTTGGCGCCGACGCCCTGGAAAGCTCGGGCACCGCCGTGCGCAACGCCCGGGCCTTCTCCCAGAGCCACCCCTCGGGCCAGGACGCCACGGCCAAGTACGTCTACGCGGGCCCGGTGCTGAACAACACCGCCGTGGTCTGCGACCAGTGGATCCAGGCCCGCCCCGGCGCCGCCGCCAGCGTGGCCCTGGGCCTGGCCCACGTGCTCATGGAGCGCGGCGCCACCGCCCAGGCCAAGGGTCTGGACGCCTTCCGCAAGGACGTGGCCGCCAACTACAGCCCCGCGCGCATCGAGCGCGAGACGGGCGTGCGCGCCGACACCCTGCGCAAGCTGGCCGCCGAGCTGGCCGCCGCCAGGCGGCCGCTGGTCATCGCCGGGTCGGAGTTCGGCCAGGGCGCAGGCGCCCGGGCCCTGATGGCCGCCCTGGGTCTGAACGCCATGCTCGGGCGCGTCAACGTGGCCGGTGGTGTGAAGCTTGTGCCCGAGGCCCCGGTGGTCGTGGACGGCGCGCCTTCGGTCGCCAGCCGCTACAGCGCCGACCTGGTGCCCTTCCTGAAAAAGCTGGCCGAGGGCCAGGCCAAGGCCGACGTTCTGCTGGTCTACGACGCCAACCCGGCCTACGCCCTGCCCCAGGCGGAGCTGATGGCCCAGGCCGTGCGCCGCGCGGGCTTCACCGTGAGCTTCTCGAGCTTCATGGACGAGACCGCCGAGCTGGCCGACCTGGTGCTGCCCAGCAGCATGGCCCTGGAGCGCTACGACGACGTGTACACCCCCTACGGCGCCGGGCAGGCCGTCTACAGCCTGAACCGGCCCCTGGCGCGCCCGGCCTTCGACACCCGCGCCAGCGCCGACGTGCTGCTCTCCGTGGCCCGTAGGCTGGACATCGACCTGGGCTATGTCGCGTTCAAGGACGTGCTGCGGGCCAAGGCCGTGGCCCTGGGCGCCGACTGGAACGCCCTCAAGCGCGGAGCGGCCTGGACCAGCGCCCGGACCCTGCCCCTGGTGCCCGACCTGACCGTGGCTGCGGCCCCCGCGCCCCGGGCCGTGGGCGAGGGCCTGCTGGCCCTGGCCCCGGTGGCCAAGCACAACCTGGGCTCGGCCAAGGTGGCCCTGCCGCCCTACAACGCCGTCACCGTGCGCAACTGCGACCTCATGGTGCAGATGAACGCCAAGACCGCGCGCATGAGCGGCGTGGCCGACGGCCAGACCGTGCGCCTGACCGGCCCCGGCGGCGAGATGACCGCCCGGGTCCATGTCACCGAGAAGGTCATGACCGGCGTCGTCGCCGCGCCCCTGGGCTTCGGCCACACGGCGTGGGACGAGTACAGCAGGGGCCTTGGCGACAACGCCTACAAGGTCCTGGCTGCGGCCGATGACCCCGAGACCGGCCTGTCCGTGTGGTCCGACACCCGGGTGAACATCGCCACCGCCTAAGAAGAGGTACGCAATATGTCCACTTTCCAAGACTTCCCGATCAGATGGGGCATGGTCATCGACATCGACAAATGCACGGGCTGCGGCGCGTGTGTCGTGGCCTGCAACAAGGAAAACAACATCGCGCCCCAGGACAACCAGCTGCGGCGCATCGAGGCCAAGGGCTTCCCCACCCGTTTCAAGAAGATCGAGTGGCTGACCATCTATGAGCTGACCGACGGCGGCGACACGGCCTACCTGCCCCGGCCCTGCATGCAGTGCGGCGTGCCCTCGTGCGTGTCGGTCTGCCCGGCCATCGCCACCGACAAGAACGAGAACGGCGGCATCGTGAGCCAGATCTACCCGCGCTGCTTCGGCTGCCGGTATTGCATGGCCTCGTGCCCCTACCACGCCCGCGTGTTCAACTGGGACCAGCCCGTGTGGCCCGAGGGCATGGAGAAGCAGCTCACCCCGCATACGTCGGTGCGTTCGCGCGGCGTGGTGGAGAAATGCTCGTTCTGCCACCATCGCCTGATGTACGCCAAGGACGCCGCCCGCGTGGCCGGGGAAGACCCCGAAAAGCTGGCCGACGGCGCCTACATGCCCGCGTGCGCCGAGGTGTGCCCCACGGGCGCCATCACTTTCGGCGACGTGAAGAACCCCGAGCACGCCGTCTACGAGCTGGCCCGCAGCCCGCACACCTTCCGGCTGCTGGCGCGCCTGGGCACCGACCCGCAGGTCTATTACATGAGCAAGCGCGCCTGGGTCCGCCTGCAGGGCGACAACTACCTGGCCAATGAAAAAGCCCAAGTGAACGAGGGAGGGGCTCACCATGGATAGAGCACTGTGGCCTGAGGGAGTCGAGCGCTGCTCGCTCGGCAAATTCCTGCTGTGGCTCGGCGTGTGCGGGGTGGTGTTCGCCCTGGGTGCCTACGAGGCCATCATGATCCTGTTCCCGGACGGCCTGGCGCGCACCGCGCTGGACAACTACTTCGGGTTCGGCTTGTGGATCACCTTCGACCTGGCGGTCATCGCCCTGGGCGCAGGGGCCTTCTTCACCGGCTTGCTCAAGTACATCCTGGACATCAAGGAGCTGGAGAAGATCGTCAACCTGACGGTCATCATCGGCTTTTTGTGCTACTCCGGCGCCATGCTGATCCTGGCCCTGGACGTGGGCCAGCCGCTGCGCTCCTGGTTCGGCTTCTGGCACCCCAACGTCCACTCCATGCTGACGGAAGTGATGTTCTGCATCACCTGCTACCTCATGGTGCTGACCCTGGAGTTCATCCCGAACATCCTTGAGAACCGCAAGCTGAACCAGATTCCGCTGCTGCACAACATCGCGCACAACTTCCACTACGTGATGCCGCTCATCGCGGGCATCGGCGCGTTCCTGTCCACCTTCCACCAGGGCTCCCTGGGCGGCATGTACGGCGTGCTCTTCGGGCGGCCCTACGTGCTGCGTGACGGCTTCTTCATCTGGCCGTGGACGTTCTTCCTGTTCGTGCTCTCCGCCGTGGGCTCCGGCCCGTGCTTCTCCGTGCTGGTGGTCAAGCTCATGGAGCTGCTCACGGGCAAGAAGCTGGTGGACTGGAACGTCAAGCGCCTGATGTGCAAGATCGCTGGCACCATGCTGACCCTGTACGTCTTCCTGAAGATCCTGGACACCTGGGCCTGGGCCACGGACGTGCTGCCGCGTTCCGGCCTGACGTGGGACCAGATGTTCAACAGCGACCTGGGCTACGGCGTCAGCCTGCTGTGGATCGAGATCGGCCTGTGCGGCGTCGTGCCGGCCGTCCTGCTGATGGTCTCCGCGTTCAGGAACATCCCCGCGCTGCTCTACACCGGCGCGATCCTGTCGTGCGTGGGCGTGACCATCAACCGCTACGTGTTCACGGTGCAGGCCCTGGCCATCCCGGTCATGCCCTTCGACAAGTGGTACCTCTACGTGCCGAACTGGGCGGAGTGGGGCCCGTCGGTGATGGTCATCGCCTACGGCTTCATCGTGACCTCCCTGGCGTACCGCTACCTGCCTGTGTTCCCGCAGGAGGTGGCCCTCAACGCCAAGGCGCCTGCGGCGCCCGTGGCCCCGGCGGCCCCCGCCGAGGCCGAGCAGCCCGCGTAAGGGCGACCCGGTTTCCCTGTGCTCTCGGGGCCCGGCCAGTTGCTGGCCGGGCCCTTTGCATGGGCGCGGGAGTGGGGTGGTCCATTGTGCGCTTTACGTGGGATGCACAAGTGCTGACAGGGGCGCGGGCGCGGAAGGGGGGCTAACCCCCGGGCCTTTCCCCGCCGGCGCAAGGCGTGGGCGCGGAAGTGGGGAGCCCTCCGGCCAGGGCGCGGGCAGGCCCGGGGGGAGCGGCGCCCCTCTCCGGCGGCGCGGGCTTGGGCGTGGGGGCTGGCCATCCCATGGCGGCCGCCCGGCTGCGGCGTGCGGGCGTGGGCGTCCTCCGGCGGCGGGGGGCAGGTCCGGGCGGGAGTGGCAGGGTGTGCCGGGTGAGGCGTTTTTCCGTTTCCGGGCCGCGCGTGGGCCGCGCGCCTTCGCGTGCCGTCCCGGGCCGCTTGACGGCGCCGCGGAAG encodes:
- the rfbC gene encoding dTDP-4-dehydrorhamnose 3,5-epimerase, whose translation is MQVRATSIPGLLVLTPRVFTDQRGFFMETYSRRVLAEHGVACDFVQDNHARSEARGVLRGLHFQTPPSAQAKLVRVSRGAVYDVAVDLRVGSPAYGTWHAETLTADNHVQMFIPAGCVHGYLTLAPGTEFQYKVDAYYDPARDTGILWNDPDLGIPWPEAAPLLSDRDRALPRLADYASPFVFAAGAGPGAATPNPEEGR
- a CDS encoding mannose-1-phosphate guanylyltransferase/mannose-6-phosphate isomerase, translating into MTRDSAAAKALYGCQALILAGGSGTRLWPYSRTLLPKQLLALTGTATMLQQTAARALEVFAPADVWVVTNEEQFFEVRGQVAGVDPDLEAQVLAEPMRRNTLPAILLGMERVAARDPEALVAVFPSDHLIHKPGVWHEALGRGAALARQGWFVTFGVVPDKPETGYGYIERGAELGDDCFEVARFVEKPDLDTARRFLAGGLHFWNSGMFIFQVRAFLEAVERFQPELAAWWAARGREPLARGYAALPDVSVDYGIMEHVARQAVVRADFGWDDLGSWEALYRLGAKDAAGNVVQGDVLAMDCKDSLLLSRGGKLACVELDGLIVVQTRDATLICPKDKVQRVKDVVERLRAEQSRLVEAHVTVRRPWGSYTVLEEGPHYKIKRIEVLPGARLSLQKHHHRSEHWVVISGTAQVQVDDREILLYENQSVDIPKTALHRLGNPGKVPVEIIEIQSGPYLEEDDIVRFDDVYGRAPREAGPQDDA
- the qrcA gene encoding menaquinone reductase multiheme cytochrome c subunit QrcA; translation: MVKKTSGSGGALPFFIGFVAMLLVGWWWFPRVLFSVEQQPIRFSHLVHVDDAGMACEDCHYLNEDGSFSGIPTTESCTDCHTDMMGEDPEEERFINEYVNEEKEVPWLVYQHQPDNVFFSHAAHASQDCTTCHPDVGSSDTPPLHYRNKLTGYSNGGYKIVFGRGVGVDPAYSRGTMKMWECERCHAENGQSNACYVCHR
- the qrcB gene encoding menaquinone reductase molybdopterin-binding-like subunit QrcB, whose amino-acid sequence is MNRRTFLSFAAGAGAGMMITPIPWKLTDDISIWTQNWQWNPKVPKRAVYFAEMASKLDPAGSGVRVALVDGVPVGLGASKDHPLSGGGVSALAAAEVGLLMSPARVRQPLVRTAAGLEPISWDDAEALLAEKLGQAKGDVAMVSGDDTGTANEVFAALMHKLSGAFYMMPGEAQSAHKALEMLGAEGRLAYDIEGADYVLLLGADALESSGTAVRNARAFSQSHPSGQDATAKYVYAGPVLNNTAVVCDQWIQARPGAAASVALGLAHVLMERGATAQAKGLDAFRKDVAANYSPARIERETGVRADTLRKLAAELAAARRPLVIAGSEFGQGAGARALMAALGLNAMLGRVNVAGGVKLVPEAPVVVDGAPSVASRYSADLVPFLKKLAEGQAKADVLLVYDANPAYALPQAELMAQAVRRAGFTVSFSSFMDETAELADLVLPSSMALERYDDVYTPYGAGQAVYSLNRPLARPAFDTRASADVLLSVARRLDIDLGYVAFKDVLRAKAVALGADWNALKRGAAWTSARTLPLVPDLTVAAAPAPRAVGEGLLALAPVAKHNLGSAKVALPPYNAVTVRNCDLMVQMNAKTARMSGVADGQTVRLTGPGGEMTARVHVTEKVMTGVVAAPLGFGHTAWDEYSRGLGDNAYKVLAAADDPETGLSVWSDTRVNIATA
- a CDS encoding 4Fe-4S dicluster domain-containing protein produces the protein MSTFQDFPIRWGMVIDIDKCTGCGACVVACNKENNIAPQDNQLRRIEAKGFPTRFKKIEWLTIYELTDGGDTAYLPRPCMQCGVPSCVSVCPAIATDKNENGGIVSQIYPRCFGCRYCMASCPYHARVFNWDQPVWPEGMEKQLTPHTSVRSRGVVEKCSFCHHRLMYAKDAARVAGEDPEKLADGAYMPACAEVCPTGAITFGDVKNPEHAVYELARSPHTFRLLARLGTDPQVYYMSKRAWVRLQGDNYLANEKAQVNEGGAHHG
- the qrcD gene encoding menaquinone reductase integral membrane subunit QrcD, yielding MDRALWPEGVERCSLGKFLLWLGVCGVVFALGAYEAIMILFPDGLARTALDNYFGFGLWITFDLAVIALGAGAFFTGLLKYILDIKELEKIVNLTVIIGFLCYSGAMLILALDVGQPLRSWFGFWHPNVHSMLTEVMFCITCYLMVLTLEFIPNILENRKLNQIPLLHNIAHNFHYVMPLIAGIGAFLSTFHQGSLGGMYGVLFGRPYVLRDGFFIWPWTFFLFVLSAVGSGPCFSVLVVKLMELLTGKKLVDWNVKRLMCKIAGTMLTLYVFLKILDTWAWATDVLPRSGLTWDQMFNSDLGYGVSLLWIEIGLCGVVPAVLLMVSAFRNIPALLYTGAILSCVGVTINRYVFTVQALAIPVMPFDKWYLYVPNWAEWGPSVMVIAYGFIVTSLAYRYLPVFPQEVALNAKAPAAPVAPAAPAEAEQPA